The following proteins come from a genomic window of Archocentrus centrarchus isolate MPI-CPG fArcCen1 chromosome 3, fArcCen1, whole genome shotgun sequence:
- the LOC115778386 gene encoding growth arrest-specific protein 1, whose protein sequence is MKCWCSALALLLWVLVALDAQLICWQALLRCHDEPECELAYNQYLAACEGNIKGTRRQCPSHCISALIRLNLTRSGPDLETCDCAQDLDCLSAKRATEPCLPRRHPKEAGGIGCMEARQRCEEDTNCHTSLTAYLSYCGQLFNGRKCTSKCKATIQQMLFIPNGMLLNRCICDGVERPFCEVVKENMSKLCSIGDHSVISDQPEDDDYPDEEYDLKNDKDEVHIENSSASQRLSRCMLLLFLLTAWILY, encoded by the coding sequence CTTAGATGCACAGCTAATCTGCTGGCAGGCGCTTCTTCGGTGCCACGACGAACCAGAGTGCGAACTTGCATACAATCAATACTTAGCAGCGTGTGAAGGGAACATCAAAGGGACTAGGAGGCAATGTCCGAGCCACTGCATCAGTGCGCTGATAAGGCTAAATCTCACCCGCAGCGGGCCAGATCTGGAGACCTGCGACTGCGCCCAGGATCTGGACTGCCTCAGCGCCAAGCGGGCCACAGAGCCGTGCCTACCCCGCAGACACCCGAAGGAAGCCGGAGGTATAGGGTGTATGGAGGCCCGGCAGCGCTGCGAGGAGGACACCAACTGCCACACCTCCCTCACGGCCTACTTGTCATACTGCGGGCAGCTGTTCAATGGCCGGAAGTGCACCTCCAAGTGCAAAGCCACCATTCAGCAGATGCTGTTCATCCCAAACGGCATGCTGCTGAATCGCTGTATCTGCGATGGAGTGGAGAGGCCTTTCTGTGAAGTGGTCAAGGAAAACATGAGCAAACTTTGCTCCATAGGAGACCACAGCGTTATTTCAGACCAGCCTGAAGATGATGACTATCCGGATGAAGAATATGAccttaaaaatgacaaagatgaGGTTCATATTGAAAATTCCTCAGCTTCTCAGAGGTTATCCAGATGCATGTTGCTCCTGTTTCTTCTTACAGCGTGGATATTATACTGA